One genomic region from Pan troglodytes isolate AG18354 chromosome 14, NHGRI_mPanTro3-v2.0_pri, whole genome shotgun sequence encodes:
- the GGACT gene encoding gamma-glutamylaminecyclotransferase — MALVFVYGTLKRGQPNHRVLRDCAHGSAAFRARGRTLEPYPLVIAGEHNIPWLLHLPGSGRRVEGEVYAVDERMLRFLDDFESCPALYQRTVLRVQLLEDRAPGAEEPPAPTAVQCFVYSRATFPPEWAQLPHHDSYDSEGPHGLRYNPRENR; from the coding sequence ATGGCCCTAGTCTTCGTGTACGGCACCCTGAAGCGGGGTCAGCCCAACCACAGGGTCCTGCGGGACTGCGCCCACGGCTCCGCAGCCTTTCGGGCGCGCGGCCGCACGCTGGAGCCCTACCCGTTGGTGATCGCGGGGGAGCACAACATCCCGTGGCTGCTGCACCTGCCCGGCTCGGGGCGCCGCGTGGAGGGCGAGGTCTACGCGGTAGACGAGCGGATGCTGCGCTTTCTGGATGACTTCGAGAGTTGCCCGGCCCTGTATCAGCGCACGGTGCTGCGGGTACAGCTGCTGGAGGACCGGGCCCCGGGCGCAGAGGAGCCGCCAGCGCCCACCGCGGTGCAGTGCTTCGTGTACAGCAGGGCCACCTTCCCGCCGGAGTGGGCCCAGCTCCCGCACCATGACAGCTACGACTCCGAGGGGCCGCACGGGCTGCGCTACAACCCCCGGGAGAACAGATAA